A genomic window from Solanum stenotomum isolate F172 chromosome 10, ASM1918654v1, whole genome shotgun sequence includes:
- the LOC125843206 gene encoding uncharacterized protein LOC125843206 — protein sequence MHLRAILQIVVAISLLLSYAKIEARQRLSKVEDLELERQLKLINKPTIKTIKGKYGEIYDCVDFYKQPAFDHPLLKNHNFHPEMKPTLPNLQGDDTSSNINKPFNIGLKGGGCPTGTVPIRRITKDDLIRQRLLSQIRGEDESPNGDGIESSVLDRNNSSTPFKGGRKFATVQIPYNSTNKITGAGAIISLHNPQNLSGHQFSAGRIKVQNGIESIQVGWITEKLACFNTRCPGFIHINTAIPLDGDLPGSTYGGPIYDVPMYIARDISNGNWWFKFGPNYTSVGFWPSKIFTKLNEFATSVEYGGIVYSPPGVPEPSMGGGYFPVGDLKKDGYCKNSTYLTDKNETKSLDDIEVKLYANSPNLYRVTDYPNSGVESGNLVLYGGPGEHI from the exons ATGCATCTGAGAGCTATATTACAAATTGTGGTTGCAATTTCACTATTACTGAGCTATGCCAAAATTGAAGCAAGACAAAGACTATCTAAGGTTGAAGATTTGGAATTGGAGAGGCAATTGAAGCTTATAAATAAACCAACTATCAAGACGATTAAG GGAAAATATGGAGAAATATATGATTGTGTAGACTTTTACAAACAACCTGCATTCGACCATCCTCTATTGAAGAATCACAATTTTCATCCCGAG ATGAAACCTACCTTGCCCAATTTACAAGGAGATGACACTTCATCAAACATTAACAAACCTTTTAACATAGGGTTAAAAGGCGGAGGTTGTCCTACTGGAACAGTTCCTATCAGAAGAATTACTAAAGACGATCTAATACGACAAAGACTCTTATCACAAATTAGAGGCGAAGATGAGTCCCCTAATGGTGAT GGTATAGAATCCAGTGTTTTAGATCGAAACAACTCAAGTACACCTTTTAAAGGAGGACGCAAG TTTGCAACAGTGCAAATCCCATACAACTCAACAAACAAAATAACAGGAGCTGGGGCAATTATTAGCTTACATAATCCTCAAAATCTTAGTGGACATCAATTTAGTGCTGGTCGTATTAAGGTTCAAAATGGGATCGAAAGCATACAAGTCGGTTGGATA ACAGAAAAATTAGCTTGTTTTAATACTCGATGTCCTGGATTTATTCATATAAACACTGCAATACCTTTAGATGGAGATCTTCCTGGCTCTACTTATGGTGGACCTATTTATGATGTACCAATGTACATTGCTCGT GACATTTCAAATGGAAATTGGTGGTTTAAATTTGGACCAAACTATACATCAGTTGGATTTTGGCCATCAAAGATATTTACAAAGTTAAATGAATTTGCAACAAGTGTTGAATATGGAGGAATCGTATATAGTCCACCAGGTGTACCAGAACCTTCTATGGGCGGTGGCTATTTTCCAGTTGGAGACTTGAAAAAAGATGGATATTGTAAGAATAGTACCTACTTAACagataaaaatgaaactaaatCTTTAGATGATATTGAAGTTAAATTATATGCAAATAGTCCAAATTTGTATAGAGTTACTGATTATCCAAACTCTGGGGTTGAATCTGGTAATTTAGTCCTATATGGAGGACCAGGTGAACATATATAA